The proteins below come from a single Salinivibrio kushneri genomic window:
- a CDS encoding ATP-grasp fold amidoligase family protein → MAFILEVDGLDILRDFLRILLGAELYSKARFFLTHHYFCCRSFPRTFSEKIISRKFDDNPKKYSLFVDKYTVREYVERKIGKEYLIPVVKVKDFLNLNDFDSLPNEFVIKASNGGGGKNVLVVEDKEKLDLERLCSDFNRYLKVKMGKIVDEHFYDIEEPKIIIENRIKNNDRTPLLDYKFHRFHSKGETRYLLQINSEYNTKNCTKTLYDLNGCKSEIQFSGYSHGPNTIEIPRNIGEMIEIVDGLAEGFPYVRIDLFNVDEKIYFGEMTFCPASGWDKINTKENDFLLGSWWGE, encoded by the coding sequence GTGGCTTTTATATTAGAGGTGGATGGTTTGGACATTCTACGAGATTTTCTACGCATTTTATTAGGGGCTGAATTATATTCCAAAGCTAGGTTCTTTTTAACGCATCACTATTTTTGTTGTCGCTCTTTTCCTAGAACATTTTCTGAAAAAATCATATCAAGAAAGTTTGACGATAACCCTAAAAAATACTCTCTATTTGTTGATAAGTATACTGTTAGGGAGTATGTCGAAAGAAAAATAGGAAAAGAGTATTTGATTCCAGTTGTTAAAGTAAAAGATTTTTTGAATTTGAATGACTTTGATAGCTTGCCCAATGAGTTTGTTATCAAAGCATCTAATGGTGGCGGTGGTAAAAATGTTCTCGTAGTTGAAGATAAGGAAAAATTGGATCTTGAAAGATTATGCTCTGATTTCAATCGATATCTAAAAGTTAAAATGGGAAAGATTGTTGATGAACATTTTTATGATATTGAAGAGCCTAAGATTATTATTGAAAATAGAATAAAAAACAATGATAGAACCCCTCTTCTAGACTATAAGTTTCATAGATTTCATAGTAAGGGTGAAACTAGATATTTGTTACAAATTAACTCCGAATACAATACAAAGAACTGTACTAAAACACTATATGACTTAAATGGGTGCAAGTCTGAGATTCAATTTTCTGGATATAGCCATGGCCCCAACACTATTGAAATTCCAAGAAATATTGGAGAAATGATTGAAATAGTTGACGGTTTAGCCGAGGGTTTTCCATATGTTAGGATTGACCTCTTTAATGTGGACGAAAAGATATATTTTGGAGAGATGACATTTTGTCCTGCCAGTGGGTGGGATAAAATAAATACCAAAGAGAATGATTTTTTACTTGGGAGTTGGTGGGGTGAGTAA
- a CDS encoding glycosyltransferase: MTLSSKKVLFLESYSAAVYGAQKSMLSLAHGLQHKMNMDVVISTSREGKLSKRCKELDLECHIYPIPSKAMRSRKDLSIIEKFYLPILVFFAWFKNVSLLQSMRESDSICVNDIRSFLYYLPFLYINKKKVIWYVRINDRIKFITGLAARLSYKILLISSDCKGSFTEQELSKYRGKFEVLHTGFEFHTTQNEISKTHSNNDTVFITVGSICRRKNTLAVIEAFNRIELKDKFLYVLGSPTSQEDEKYLEEVEAFVEKACITSQVCFISSTPFVDQYLAFSDYFLFASHKEGLPRVLIEALLNNCYVISSRVDGVTDIIKNDNLGLYTNSRAIEPNFKNEFDELIKKALVHEEKSDSRCFVKESFSYNAFLDGFYSFLK, translated from the coding sequence ATGACTTTATCAAGTAAAAAAGTACTTTTTTTAGAAAGCTATAGTGCAGCAGTTTACGGTGCACAAAAAAGTATGTTGAGCCTAGCTCATGGACTGCAGCATAAAATGAATATGGACGTTGTCATATCAACGAGTAGAGAGGGAAAGCTATCTAAAAGATGTAAGGAACTGGATCTAGAGTGTCATATATATCCAATTCCTAGTAAAGCAATGAGGTCAAGAAAAGACTTATCTATAATAGAAAAATTTTATCTTCCCATCCTTGTCTTTTTTGCATGGTTTAAGAATGTTTCTCTTTTGCAAAGTATGAGAGAGTCTGATTCGATATGTGTTAATGATATAAGAAGTTTCCTCTATTACCTGCCATTTCTATATATAAATAAGAAAAAAGTAATTTGGTATGTGAGGATTAATGATAGAATTAAATTTATAACTGGACTAGCCGCGCGTCTATCTTATAAAATATTACTTATATCTAGCGATTGTAAAGGTTCTTTTACGGAGCAAGAGCTTTCAAAGTACCGAGGTAAATTTGAAGTATTACACACCGGTTTCGAGTTTCATACGACACAGAATGAAATTTCAAAAACTCATTCAAATAATGATACAGTCTTCATTACTGTAGGGAGTATATGCAGACGTAAAAACACACTTGCTGTTATAGAAGCCTTCAATCGCATAGAGCTAAAAGATAAATTTCTTTATGTTTTAGGAAGCCCTACTTCTCAGGAGGATGAAAAATATCTTGAAGAAGTAGAGGCTTTTGTAGAGAAAGCATGTATCACATCTCAGGTTTGTTTTATATCATCGACACCGTTTGTTGACCAATATTTGGCATTCTCCGATTATTTTCTCTTTGCTAGTCATAAAGAGGGTTTACCTCGAGTGCTTATTGAAGCATTGTTGAATAACTGTTATGTTATCAGTTCGAGGGTAGATGGTGTTACTGATATAATAAAAAATGACAATTTAGGCTTGTATACAAATAGTAGAGCGATAGAGCCCAACTTTAAAAATGAATTTGATGAACTAATAAAGAAAGCATTAGTGCATGAAGAAAAGTCCGACTCTAGATGTTTTGTAAAAGAAAGTTTTTCATATAATGCTTTCTTGGATGGCTTTTATAGTTTTTTAAAATAA